In Miscanthus floridulus cultivar M001 chromosome 5, ASM1932011v1, whole genome shotgun sequence, one genomic interval encodes:
- the LOC136452606 gene encoding uncharacterized protein, with the protein MAFVPVCVQCGTRSNPCRCKVVGPTLGFVAFVVAGVIEWPLGAAVYLFRHRKGRRIMAHPATAVYPRVTRAIPI; encoded by the coding sequence ATGGCGTTCGTGCCGGTGTGCGTACAGTGCGGGACGCGGAGCAACCCGTGCCGGTGCAAGGTGGTCGGGCCGACGCTGGGGTTCGTGGCGTTCGTGGTGGCCGGGGTCATCGAGTGGCCGCTGGGGGCCGCCGTGTACCTGTTCCGCCACCGCAAGGGACGCCGCATCATGGCGCACCCAGCCACCGCCGTGTACCCGCGCGTCACCAGGGCCATCCCAATCTAA